The following are encoded in a window of Pristis pectinata isolate sPriPec2 chromosome 1, sPriPec2.1.pri, whole genome shotgun sequence genomic DNA:
- the LOC127570745 gene encoding LOW QUALITY PROTEIN: zinc finger protein 106-like (The sequence of the model RefSeq protein was modified relative to this genomic sequence to represent the inferred CDS: inserted 2 bases in 2 codons; deleted 3 bases in 2 codons) has product MGRERKCILCNIIYSSKREMEEHMRSMLHHRELENLKGRDCKHECRVCRVTVVGLSAYAKHVSSQHHKEKVETQEGEENHKDDGKEEEYFDKELIQLIGQRKEQKRKNDMAKPGNQADGDDRRYRRMREDQQTCQPMSQYVQSAWHHESAGERERDWALREYASCRSSKYHWKTNSGGSSNRHSPGSWGPHSWQPDDNGGAPNWYSNHNWHPVGPGGPTSRHYKVQGGPSNWSTNASSGGDSAAHYMSSRSNARPQAGNSSNSVEELDRKWSKGKMQKLNQMDSRSVRHRRAWEKAQNWRWPGRNPSDRYNVSDYSLQEYHMDFTSDDVPSEGMLSFNPVLRDQNKSDQSGGKSLSPPRDKRHRWAPYRPQKSKDLAMNPDARRKSGNDSGSSSRSARVKDAGTWHKNGGRHSGKVTEEPSSGASPPTQCGCSTEDEIKAADKDKSQLPATLHSKFFPNPSPELASSASDSNPKKDEPSFKVESGKCPRSPNLDTHRCSPFNKSTQWLNSAPSTSEAHLSTETTTEPTAQPSFAVPGYGDKSPLDNSLSEMLRLAREALRQSQSECGQDRYPESGRESGEDDKDNWKNNNNKLQNTDGHPVQQAPVDSRKLSQELTDIAEELDLDTAVDSGQREPCVQTIKEELHPDTVVDSASIHSDQRQSCAQTIKDQAAVLGTQHDAVSEDCITKSDLKASFASGASDQSPSTFSFAVTEAKNEVQSSIPAETFDNCSSDTELQSGGAQGSSHLLSELNKLRLPTSVQRDLTRHINAKSXPGTHIPEPNLNIARRIRSIGSQRKSESEKESGLKPTVRQLLNVSRHHVNWDQVIXQVAKKKQELGKGLPRFGIEMVPSVQTSLEALELDEEENLSSLEGFQWEGISSTPVGTIRKRSLSESSVVTDKRSIYNLFGDDSKRLEGDRAKEHAPSIPSSKLPPLPPGPNTSICQVKRAARDSPALPEILQVGSTGDSSSSSTQALPVKTEGSSDSLLGFNSVPVKNSGLGKGSVLSTSDGSCRQDTLEAEGDCEVLAQQSSSGAVQGSIAADGATDSSYTSGGELNDTQVLGKRRRATADGLSPELPGLERKNKRRKIKSKRERNQLDQLLSISLREDELNKTSQGLDGNLLQARAALQAAYVEVQKLLLLKQQITLEMSTLRTKRIEILQGLQDSSVSSGERLMQSPATENSSLHRGTCELSFHIPFSPLLNPPSCSGSSADLHPRLEAAPGFQAAAENPLPALSNASIKQEPASPKRTEENVKMSVPLHFAGRMLSDCHGSALPRTLFSGAHCKGEVTSAGFPIITLPSSLQHMTESFPPLGHGGQGVVMHQTRDRHAKTGTTTPPAFGQRSGAETATPQQGGLFAVPENRGSLLTDKSQKGPKFLGREGKGRGSELQQEVESSITPSESKSSKKKKKFRKKKSPRVAQAGENSDTEQDTELVRPQRKLKNKKVAKAKVTTSTHRGSDEPLVPRAKGCQKGESEMRSASTNSDSSVELLEVSNPNSEVVAIESLESGNEQPDSPPKREQVVGARGSADQLKAAYDEVTSTSEIGTSCADVATRSVAETQTPVSSQRGSRNTSEMSSDDGEEEDPTEGAFEGHRAAVSAMQIYGGQLYTCSADKTVRVYSLTSRQRVGTFETHSTKVNCLLIIQLQGKTACLYTGSSDHTVRCYDVKTKVRLDQFTLSDRVLSLHSRWRILYVGLANGTVFTFSVKSNKQLDMFDCHGPRAVSCLATAQEGARRLLLVGSYDCTISVRDARNGLLLRTLEGHTKTVLCMKVINDLVFSGSSDQSVHAHNIHTGELVRVYKGHSHAVTVVNILGKVMVTACLDKLVRVYELQSHDRLQVYGGHEDMVMCMVIHKSMIYTGCYNGSIQAVRLNLMQNYRCWWTGCSLIFGVLKHLKHHLLTDHNSTSVHTLKCRWRSCDAFFTAKNGSKQDFPKHLCQHAEENSHLDP; this is encoded by the exons GGACTGCAAACACGAATGCCGAGTCTGCAGAGTGACTGTGGTGGGCCTCTCGGCTTACGCCAAGCACGTCTCCAGCCAGCACCATAAAGAGAAGGTGGAGACCCAGGAGGGTGAAGAGAACCACAAGGATGATGGCAAAGAAGAAGAATACTTTGACAAGGAACTAATTCAACTGATTGGCCAACGGAAAGAACAAAAAAG AAAGAATGACATGGCCAAGCCAGGAAACCAAGCAGATGGTGATGACAGGCGATAccggaggatgagagaagaccaGCAGACCTGCCAGCCTATGAGTCAATATGTCCAGTCAGCATGGCACCACGAAAGTGCAGGAGAGCGGGAACGGGATTGGGCTCTGCGGGAATATGCCAGTTGCAGGTCGAGCAAATACCACTGGAAGACCAATTCAGGGGGCTCTTCAAACCGACACTCACCGGGCTCATGGGGACCTCACAGCTGGCAACCCGATGACAACGGAGGGGCTCCCAACTGGTATTCAAATCACAACTGGCATCCCGTTGGGCCAGGGGGGCCGACCAGTCGCCATTACAAGGTCCAAGGGGGCCCATCCAACTGGAGCACTAATGCCAGCAGTGGTGGGGACAGCGCAGCTCACTACATGAGCAGCAGGTCGAATGCCCGACCCCAGGCTGGTAATAGCAGTAATTCTGTGGAGGAGCTGGATCGGAAGTGGAGTAAAGGGAAAATGCAAAAGTTGAATCAAATGGACAGCAGAAGTGTGAGACATCGGCGTGCCTGGGAGAAAGCACAAAACTGGAGGTGGCCAGGGAGAAATCCATCAGACCGGTACAACGTGAGCGATTATTCCTTGCAGGAATACCACATGGATTTCACCAGCGATGATGTGCCAAGTGAAGGGATGTTAAGTTTTAACCCAGTGTTGAGAGACCAGAATAAAAGTGATCAGAGTGGGGGGAAGAGCTTGAGCCCCCCGAGGGATAAGAGGCATCGTTGGGCTCCATATCGTCCTCAGAAGTCTAAAGACCTGGCCATGAATCCTGATGCTAGaagaaagagtgggaatgattcTGGGAGCAGTTCCAGGTCAGCAAGAGTGAAAGACGCTGGGACTTGGCACAAAAATGGTGGTCGTCACTCTGGGAAGGTGACTGAAGAACCGAGCAGTGGTGCGAGTCCTCCGACACAATGTGGTTGCTCCACAGAGGATGAAATCAAAGCAGCAGACAAAGATAAGAGCCAGCTTCCTGCCACACTTCACAGCAAATTTTTCCCCAATCCTTCTCCTGAACTTGCATCTTCTGCTTCAGATTCAAACCCAAAGAAAGATGAACCCTCGTTTAAGGTAGAAAGTGGGAAGTGCCCAAGGTCACCCAACTTGGATACACACAGGtgttcaccatttaataagagcACACAATGGCTGAACAGTGCACCAAGTACATCAGAGGCTCACCTTTCAACAGAAACTACCACAGAGCCAACTGCACAGCCCTCATTCGCTGTACCAGGCTATGGTGATAAATCACCGTTGGACAATAGTTTGAGTGAGATGCTGAGACTGGCCAGAGAAGCACTGAGGCAGAGTCAGTCTGAATGTGGACAAGACAGGTATCCGGAGAGTGGTAGAGAATCTGGCGAGGATGACAAGGACAactggaaaaacaataacaataaattGCAGAACACAGATGGACACCCAGTGCAGCAAGCTCCAGTGGACTCCAGGAAACTAAGCCAAGAACTTACTGACATTGCAGAAGAATTGGACCTAGATACAGCTGTAGATTCAGGTCAGAGGGAGCCTTGTGTACAAACGATAAAAGAAGAATTACACCCAGATACAGTTGTAGATTCTGCCAGCATACATTCAGATCAGAGGCAGTCTTGTGCACAAACAATAAAAGACCAAGCAGCTGTGTTAGGCACCCAGCATGATGCTGTTTCTGAAGACTGCATCACAAAAAGTGACTTGAaagcctccttcgcttcaggaGCAAGTGATCAGTCACCATCCACTTTCTCCTTTGCAGTGACTGAAGCCAAAAATGAAGTCCAAAGTTCCATTCCTGCTGAAACATTTGATAATTGTTCCTCTGACACTGAGCTACAGAGCGGAGGGGCCCAGGGCTCCAGCCATCTTCTGTCTGAACTCAACAAGCTTAGGCTTCCCACCTCTGTACAGAGAGACCTAACCCGCCACATCAACGCCAAGT GGCCTGGCACTCACATCCCTGAGCCCAACCTCAACATTGCCCGCCGAATCCGGAGCATAGGAAGTCAGAGGAAAAGTGAATCAGAGAAAGAATCTGGTCTGAAACCAACTGTACGTCAGCTGCTGAATGTG TCCCGGCATCACGTCAATTGGGATCAAGTTA CGCAAGTTGCTAAAAAGAAGCAGGAACTTGGCAAGGGTTTACCAAG GTTTGGGATTGAGATGGTTCCTTCAGTGCAAACCAGCTTGGAGGCTCTGGAGCTGGATGAGGAAGAAAACCTCTCTTCGCTGGAAGGCTTTCAGTGGGAGGGAATCTCTAGTACTCCAGTCGGAACCATCCGGAAGCGCAGCCTCTCTGAAAGCAGTGTGGTCACAGACAAACGATCAATTTACAACCTGTTTGGCGACGACTCGAAACGTCTGGAGGGGGACAGGGCTAAGGAACATGCTCCCAGCATTCCAAGTAGCAAGTTACCTCCATTACCTCCAGGACCAAACACTTCGATCTGTCAGGTGAAAAGGGCTGCCCGCGATAGCCCCGCCCTCCCAGAAATACTCCAGGTTGGCAGCACTGGTGACAGCTCCAGCTCTTCAACCCAGGCACTCCCC GTGAAGACGGAAGGAAGTTCAGACTCACTGCTTGGATTTAACAGCGTCCCTGTGAAGAACAGTGGGCTGGGGAAGGGGTCCGTCCTTTCTACCAGTGATGGCTCTTGTCGACAGGACACTCTTGAAGCAGAAGGGGATTGCGAGGTGCTTGCCCAGCAGAGTTCCTCTGGTGCTGTGCAGGGTTCCATTGCAGCAGATGGTGCCACTGATAGCAGCTACACATCTGGCGGTGAACTCAATGACACCCAAGTGCTGGGCAAGAGAAGAAGAGCAACAGCG GATGGTCTGTCTCCAGAACTCCCTGGTTTGGAGAGAAAGAATAAGAGGAGAAAGATCAAGAGTAAAAGAG AAAGGAACCAGCTGGACCAATTGTTGAGCATCTCACTGCGTGAGGACGAGCTGAATAAAACAAGCCAAGGATTAGATGGAAACCTGCTGCAGGCTCGAGCTGCTCTCCAAGCTGCGTATGTAGAGGTTCAGAAGTTGCTGCTGCTTAAACAACAG ATCACCCTGGAAATGAGCACACTAAGGACCAAGAGAATAGAAATCCTTCAAGGACTGCAAG attccagtgtttcTTCTGGAGAGCGATTGATGCAGAGCCCAGCAACAGAAAACAGCAGTCTGCACAGAGGCACATGTGAGCTCAGCTTCCACATCCCCTTCTCACCCTTACTTAACCCACCTTCCTGCTCTGGCTCCAGCGCTGACCTGCATCCTCGGCTTGAAGCTGCCCCAGGTTTCCAGGCTGCTGCAGAGAATCCCTTGCCTGCCCTGTCAAACGCTTCCATTAAACAGGAACCTGCCTCTCCAAAGCGGACAGAGGAGAATGTGAAGATGTCGGTACCGCTGCACTTCGCTGGCCGGATGCTGAGTGACTGCCACGGTTCAGCCCTTCCCCGAACACTTTTCTCAGGAGCCCACTGTAAAG GTGAAGTCACATCGGCTGGGTTCCCAATAATCACACTACCTTCATCTCTCCAGCACATGACTGAGAGCTTCCCACCACTGGGGCACGGAGGGCAGGGTGTTGTGATGCACCAGACCAGGGACCGCCATGCCAAAACTGGCACCACCACTCCTCCTGCATTTGGCCAGAGGTCGGGGGCTGAGACTGCAACACCTCAGCAAGGAGGATTATTTGCTGTGCCAGAGAACCGTGGCTCCCTGTTGACAGACAAGAGCCAGAAGGGCCCAAAGTTTCTGGGGAGAGAGGGTAAGGGTCGGGGAAGTGAGCTGCAGCAGGAGGTTGAGTCCTCCATAACTCCCTCCGAGAGTAAAAGctccaagaagaagaagaaattcaGGAAGAAGAAGTCCCCTCGAGTGGCCCAAGCCGGGGAGAACAGTGACACAGAGCAGGACACTGAGCTCGTCCGACCTCAACGCAAGCTGAAGAACAAGAAGGTCGCCAAGGCAAAGGTCACGACCTCGACCCATCGAGGGTCAGACGAGCCCTTGGTGCCCAGGGCCAAAGGCTGTCAGAAAGGGGAGAGTGAGATGCGGAGCGCCTCCACAAACAGTGACTCCTCCGTCGAGCTTCTGGAAGTTAGCAACCCCAACTCGGAAGTGGTTGCTATTGAGTCTTTGGAATCGGGTAACGAGCAGCCTGACAGTCCGCCCAAGAGAGAGCAGGTGGTCGGGGCTCGAGGCAGCGCTGACCAGCTCAAGGCAGCATACGACGAGGTAACCTCGACCAGCGAGATAGGGACGAGTTGTGCTGATGTGGCCACCAGAAG TGTGGCTGAGACTCAAACTCCTGTGTCTTCACAGAGGGGATCGAGGAACACATCAG AAATGTCCTCTGATGACGGGGAGGAGGAAGATCCAACTGAGGGAGCATTCGAGGGTCACCGAGCAGCCGTCAGTGCCATGCAGATATATGGCGGCCAACTCTACACCTGTTCCGCTGATAAAACAGTGCGCGTCTACAGTCTGACG AGTCGGCAGCGTGTGGGTACATTTGAGACTCACAGTACCAAGGTGAACTGCTTACTGATTATACAACTGCAAGGAAAGACCGCGTGTCTGTACACTGGATCCAGTGACCATACCGTCCGATGTTATGATGTGAAG ACCAAAGTTCGTCTGGACCAGTTCACGTTGTCAGACCGCGTGCTGAGTCTACACAGTCGATGGAGAATCTTGTACGTTGGATTAGCGAATGGCACTGTGTTCACCTTCAGTGTCAAG AGTAACAAGCAGCTGGATATGTTTGACTGTCATGGACCACGGGCAGTCAGTTGTCTCGCCACGGCGCAGGAGGGAGCCCGCAGGCTGCTGCTGGTTGGGTCATACGACTGCACCATCAGCGTCCGTGACGCCAGGAACGGATTACTGCTCAGAACCCTGGAAGGACACACCAAGACAGTCCTGTGCATGAAG GTGATAAATGACTTGGTTTTCAGTGGATCCAGTGACCAGTCTGTACACGCTCACAACATCCAT ACTGGAGAGTTGGTGAGGGTCTACAAAGGTCACAGTCACGCCGTTACAGTGGTCAACATCCTGGGCAAGGTGATGGTGACTGCCTGCCTGGACAAGCTGGTCCGTGTCTACGAGCTGCAG TCCCACGATCGCCTGCAAGTGTACGGTGGACACGAGGACATGGTGATGTGTATGGTCATACACAAGAGCATG ATCTACACGGGCTGTTACAATGGGAGCATACAGGCAGTGCGGCTCAACCTGATGCAGAACTATCGCTGTTGG TGGACGGGCTGCAGTTTGATCTTTGGAGTCTTGAAGCACCTGAAACATCACCTGCTGACTGACCACAACAGCACCTCTGTCCATACCCTGAAGTGTCGGTGGCGCAGCTGCGACGCTTTCTTCACTGCGAAGAATGGGTCCAAACAG GATTTTCCCAAGCACCTCTGCCAACATGCCGAGGAGAATAGCCACCTGGACCCATGA